The Micropterus dolomieu isolate WLL.071019.BEF.003 ecotype Adirondacks linkage group LG22, ASM2129224v1, whole genome shotgun sequence genome contains a region encoding:
- the LOC123961249 gene encoding filamin-C-like isoform X4, with translation MNPNACRATGRGLQPKGVRVKEVADFKVFTKGAGSGALSVSVKGPTGAEEQVKVRDAGNGVYECEYYPLKPGKYTVSITWGGQPIPRSPFEVEVGEEAGYQKVRAWGPGLKTGMVGKSADFVVEAIGTEVGTLGFSIEGPSQAKIECDDKGDGSCDVRYWPTEPGDYAVHVVCDDEDIKDSPFMAHILPAAQDIFPEKVKAYGPGLKPTGVIVNKPTEFTIDARMAGKGHLKIYAQDAEGCTINIKITDKGDGTFLCVYTPVKPIKHTIIITWGEVNIPNSPFRVLVGEGCHPDRVKVYGPGVEKTGLKANEPTYFTVDCSEAGQGDISIGIKCAPGVVGPAEADIDFDIIKNDNDTFTVKYTPPGAGRYTIMVLFADQEIPISPFKVKVDPSHDAGKVRAEGPGLNKTGVEVGTPTHFTIYTKGAGKAKPEVHFTASSPGEAVRDFEIIDNHDYSYTVKYTALQQGNMAISVTHGGDPIPKSPFHITVAPPLDIGKVKVDGLDNKVEVGKDQEFTVITKGAGGQGNVGVKMTSPSGRPIPCKLESDKAKGVHSVKYIPPEEGLYKIDVSYDGNPVMGSPFGVEAVMPADPSKVRAFGPGLQGGIVGKPAPFTIDTKGAGVGGLGLTVEGPCEAKIECQDNGDGTCSVYYLPTESGEYAINILFAEKHIPGSPFKAAVRSALDPSKVTASGPGLERAKAGEPATFTVDCTRAGDAELTIEIVSETGAKAEVHIQKTAEGTFSVTYIPPFHGTHTITIKYGGHMIPQFPKVLQVEPAVDTSGVHVYGPGVEPRGVLREVTTHFIVDARALNKVGGSHVKVHIINPSGTNTDTYITDKGDGTYRVEYTAFEDGMHLIEVLYDDAPVPKSPFRVSVVEGCDPSRVRAYGPGLEGGITNKPNCFTVETRGAGTGGLGLTIEGASESKISCKDNKDGSCSVEYIPFTPGGYDVNINYGGQPIPGSPFRVPVRDPVDPSKVKCSGPGLGAGVRAHVPQTFTADCTQAGQAPLDVKLYGPTGTVEPVGVKNNGDGTHTVHYTPAQDGPYTVAVKYADQEVPHSPFKVMSQPGHDASKVRASGPGLDTKGVSASLPVEFTIDARDAGEGLLTVQILDPEGKPKNASIQDNRDGTYTVSYVPDSTGPYTITIKYGGDEIPYSPYRIQSLPTGDASKCRLTVSIGGHGVSSLQKLQTSEDTVITVDAKAAGKGKVTCKVQTPQGMELDMDVVENHDGTFDIYYTAPEPGKYVITIRFGGQNIPKSPFHVQATNEPVVPRDTVDPLFRPVNFHVPFTPQQGEITGEVRMPSGKTACPHITDNKDGTITIKYQPTERGLHEMDIKYEGNHIPGSPLQFFVDAVNTGVVTAYGSGLSYGMVNKAATFTVVTKNAGEGGLSLAVEGPSKAEITCKDNKDGTCTVSYLPTAPGDYNIIVKFDNKHIPGSPFTAKITGDDSITRTSQLNVGTAADVSLKIAETDLSSLTASIRAPSGNEEPCLLKRLPNRHLGISFTPKEVGEHEVSVRKNGMHVANSPFKIMVGQSEIGEASRVKAFGKGLVEAHTFEMAEFFVDTRNAGYGGLALSVEGPSKVDINCEDVEDGTCRVTYCPTEPGNYTVNIKFAEKHIPGSPFTVKVTGEGRIKESITRKRQASSIASVGSTCGLNLKIPGNWFQMVSAQERLTRTFTRSSHTYTRTERTEISKTRGGETKREVRVEESTQVGGGGSPFRDVFGDFLGRESLSSFAGITARPEAESGSQAMTAQVTSPSGKTVDADIMDGGSSTYSVRFIPQEIGPHTVNVKYRGQHVPGSPFQFTVGPMGEGGAHKVRAGGPGLERGVAGAPTEFSIWTREAGAGGLSIAVEGPSKAEISFEDRKDGSCGVSYIVKEPGDYEVSIKFNNENIPDSPFIVPIATLSDEARRLTVTSLQEKDFKVNQEASFMVERNGARGVVDAKVHTPSGSSEECYVTDLDSDKNAIRFIPRENGVHSIDVKFNGCHIPGSPFKVRVGDPGLVGDPGLVTAHGPGLQGGTTGVPSEFVVNTCNAGSATLSVNIDGPSKVKMDCRECPEGYKITYTPMAPGNYLITIKYGGPQHIVGSPFKAKITGTRLSGGHSLHETSSVLVETVTKTSKVGGAYSSSSSTTSASLTSDASKVVCRGAGLSKALVGQKNNFTVDCSKAGTNMLMVGVHGPHTPCEEVYVKHMGNKLYNVTYTVKDKGSYTVIVKWGDDNIPGSPYKVVVP, from the exons ATGAACCCAAACGCTTGCAGAGCTACAGGCAGAGGCCTTCAGCCTAAAGGCGTGAGAGTAAAGGAGGTTGCAGACTTCAAAGTTTTCACCAAGGGAGCTGGCAGCGGAGCACTGAGCGTCTCAGTCAAAGGACCAA CTGGGGCAGAGGAGCAAGTGAAAGTGCGAGATGCAGGGAAcggtgtgtatgaatgtgaataTTACCCTCTTAAGCCTGGTAAATATACAGTCAGCATCACCTGGGGAGGCCAGCCCATCCCACGCAG CCCCTTCGAAGTGGAGGTGGGTGAGGAAGCAGGTTATCAGAAGGTAAGGGCCTGGGGTCCTGGTCTGAAGACTGGCATGGTCGGAAAATCTGCTGACTTTGTGGTAGAGGCCATCGGCACTGAAGTTGGAACTCTAG GCTTTTCCATCGAAGGCCCGTCACAGGCTAAAATTGAGTGTGATGATAAGGGTGATGGCTCCTGTGATGTGCGCTATTGGCCCACTGAACCCGGTGACTATGCTGTCCATGTTGTTTGTGACGATGAGGACATCAAGGACAGCCCCTTCATGGCCCACATCCTTCCTGCAGCCCAAGACATCTTCCCTGAGAAG GTGAAAGCCTATGGTCCAGGCCTGAAGCCAACTGGTGTCATTGTGAACAAACCAACTGAATTCACCATTGATGCCCGCATGGCTGGGAAGGGTCACCTCAAGATCTACGCACAG GATGCTGAAGGCTGCACCATCAACATCAAGATCACTGACAAGGGAGATGgcacatttctgtgtgtgtacactccTGTCAAGCCTATTAAacacaccatcatcatcacctggGGGGAGGTCAACATTCCCAACAGCCCCTTCAGG GTGCTGGTTGGAGAGGGTTGTCATCCAGACAGAGTCAAGGTCTATGGGCCTGGAGTGGAGAAGACGGGGCTCAAGGCTAATGAGCCCACATACTTCACTGTGGACTGCAGTGAGGCTGGTCAAG GGGACATCAGCATCGGAATCAAGTGTGCCCCAGGAGTGGTTGGCCCTGCCGAGGCAGACATCGACTTTGACATCATCAAGAATGACAATGACACCTTCACTGTTAAGTACACTCCCCCCGGTGCAGGCCGATATACCATCATGGTGCTGTTTGCCGACCAG GAAATACCCATCAGTCCATTTAAAGTCAAAGTGGATCCTTCCCATGATGCTGGCAAGGTGAGAGCAGAGGGACCCGGACTCAACAAGACAG GAGTGGAGGTGGGCACTCCAACCCACTTCACCATCTACACAAAGGGAGCTGGCAAGGCCAAGCCTGAGGTGCATTTCACAGCGTCAAGCCCAGGAGAGGCGGTTCGTGACTTTGAGATCATCGATAACCACGATTACTCCTACACTGTCAAATACACGGCTCTTCAACAG GGTAACATGGCAATTTCAGTAACACATGGAGGAGATCCCATTCCCAAGAGCCCCTTCCACATCACAGTGGCACCACCTCTGGATATTGGAAAGGTGAAAGTGGACGGATTAGACAACA AAGTGGAGGTCGGAAAGGATCAGGAGTTCACAGTTATCACAAAGGGTGCTGGTGGGCAAGGTAATGTAGGTGTGAAGATGACCTCGCCCTCTGGTCGACCAATACCATGCAAGCTGGAATCAGACAAAGCCAAAGGCGTTCACAGTGTGAAGTATATTCCCCCAGAGGAGGGGCTGTACAAGATTGATGTCAGCTATGATGGCAACCCAGTAATGGGAAGCCCCTTTGGGGTAGAAGCAGTGATGCCTGCTGATCCTTCAAAG GTGCGAGCCTTTGGCCCAGGCCTGCAAGGAGGCATTGTGGGTAAACCAGCTCCATTCACTATTGACACAAAAGGAGCTGGTGTAGGTGGGCTGGGCTTGACTGTGGAGGGTCCCTGTGAGGCAAAGATTGAATGCCAGGACAACGGTGATGGCACATGCTCAGTGTACTACCTGCCCACTGAGTCTGGGGAGTATGCCATCAACATCTTGTTTGCCGAGAAGCACATCCCTGGCTCTCCCTTCAAGGCTGCTGTGCGCTCAGCGCTCGACCCCAGCAAGGTCACAGCTAGTGGGCCGGGTCTGGAGAGGGCCAAAGCAGGTGAACCAGCAACCTTCACTGTGGACTGCACACGAGCAGGCGACGCTGAGCTTACCATTGAGATTGTATCTGAGACTGGGGCTAAGGCCGAAGTGCACATCCAGAAAACTGCAGAGGGGACCTTTTCTGTTACATACATCCCACCCTTCCATGgcacacacaccatcacaaTCAAGTATGGTGGCCATATGATTCCCCAGTTTCCCAAGGTCCTGCAGGTCGAGCCCGCTGTGGACACCAGCGGGGTGCATGTTTATGGGCCAGGAGTGGAGCCCAGAG GGGTCCTCAGAGAAGTCACAACCCACTTCATCGTTGATGCCCGCGCCCTCAACAAGGTTGGAGGAAGTCATGTGAAGGTTCACATTATCAACCCTTCCGGCACCAACACAGACACCTACATCACTGACAAGGGAGACGGCACCTACAGAGTGGAGTACACCGCTTTCGAGGATG GAATGCATCTGATTGAGGTGCTGTATGACGATGCGCCTGTGCCCAAGAGTCCCTTCAGAGTGTCTGTGGTGGAGGGATGTGATCCGTCCCGGGTCCGCGCCTATGGACCAGGTCTGGAGGGTGGAATTACCAACAAGCCCAACTGCTTCACTGTGGAGACCAG GGGTGCTGGTACAGGAGGCCTGGGCCTGACCATTGAGGGAGCCTCAGAGTCAAAAATATCCTGTAAGGACAATAAAGATGGCAGCTGCAGTGTGGAGTACATCCCCTTCACTCCTGGAGGCTACGATGTCAACATTAACTACGGAGGTCAACCGATCCCTGGCAGTCCATTCCGCGTACCAGTCAGGGACCCTGTGGATCCCAGCAAAGTGAAGTGCTCAGGTCCAGGTCTGGGTGCCGGTGTGAGAGCCCATGTTCCTCAGACTTTCACAGCAGACTGTACCCAGGCTGGACAGGCCCCACTGGATGTCAAACTGTATGGCCCAACAG GTACTGTGGAGCCAGTTGGTGTGAAGAACAACGGTGATGGCACCCACACAGTTCATTACACTCCAGCACAGGATGGTCCGTACACTGTAGCTGTCAAATATGCAGATCAGGAAGTTCCACACAG TCCATTCAAGGTAATGTCTCAGCCTGGGCATGACGCCAGTAAGGTGCGTGCCAGTGGCCCTGGTCTAGACACAAAAGGTGTGTCAGCAAGCCTGCCTGTTGAATTCACCATTGATGCTCGTGATGCTGGAGAGGGACTGCTCACCGTGCAGATTCTG GACCCAGAAGGCAAGCCCAAGAATGCAAGCATCCAGGACAACAGGGACGGCACATACACTGTTTCCTATGTACCTGACTCTACAGGCCCCTACACTATCACCATTAAATATGGAGGAGATGAGATTCCTTATTCCCCATACCGCATACAGTCCCTGCCCACAGGAGATGCCAGCAAATGTCGCCTCACAG TTTCTATTGGAGGACATGGCGTGT CAAGTCTTCAGAAGCTACAGACCTCTGAGGATACAGTCATCACAGTGGATGCCAAGGCTGCTGGGAAAGGCAAGGTGACCTGCAAGGTGCAGACTCCACAAGGGATGGAGCTGGACATGGATGTGGTGGAGAATCATGATGGGACCTTTGACATTTACTACACAGCCCCTGAACCTGGGAAATATGTTATTACCATCCGCTTTGGAGGACAGAACATCCCTAAGAGCCCCTTCCATGTGCAG GCCACAAATGAGCCAGTTGTTCCCCGCGACACTGTGGATCCTCTCTTCCGTCCAGTTAACTTCCATGTCCCTTTCACACCACAGCAAGGAGAAATCACAG GCGAGGTGCGGATGCCTTCAGGCAAGACTGCCTGCCCACATATCACTGACAATAAGGACGGCACCATTACAATCAAATACCAGCCCACAGAGAGAGGCCTGCATGAGATGGACATCAAATATGAAGGCAATCACATTCCAG GAAGCCCTCTGCAGTTCTTTGTGGATGCTGTGAACACTGGAGTGGTGACTGCTTATGGTTCAGGTCTCAGTTATGGCATGGTCAACAAGGCTGCCACTTTCACTGTGGTCACCAAGAACGCAGGAGAAG GCGGTCTGTCACTCGCAGTGGAAGGTCCCTCTAAGGCCGAGATCACCTGTAAGGACAACAAAGACGGTACCTGCACTGTGTCCTACCTGCCCACTGCTCCTGGAGACTACAACATCATTGTCAAGTTTGACAACAAGCACATTCCTGGCAGTCCCTTTACTGCTAAGATAACTG GGGATGACTCCATAACCAGGACATCCCAGCTGAATGTCGGCACAGCGGCTGATGTGTCCCTGAAGATCGCAGAGACTGATCTAAGCTCACTGACTGCCAGTATCAGAGCACCATCAGGCAATGAGGAGCCCTGCCTGCTCAAGAGACTGCCCAACAGACACCTTG GTATCTCTTTCACCCCCAAGGAGGTCGGCGAGCACGAAGTGAGTGTGAGGAAGAATGGCATGCACGTGGCCAACAGCCCTTTCAAAATCATGGTTGGCCAGTCAGAGATTGGTGAGGCCAGCAGAGTGAAGGCTTTCGGTAAAGGCCTGGTGGAGGCACACACTTTCGAAATGGCTGAATTCTTTGTAGATACCAGGAACGCAG GTTATGGGGGTCTAGCGTTGTCAGTCGAGGGTCCGAGCAAAGTGGATATCAACTGTGAAGATGTGGAGGACGGAACGTGCAGAGTGACCTACTGTCCAACAGAGCCTGGAAATTACACTGTTAACATCAAGTTTGCTGAAAAACACATCCCAG GTAGTCCTTTCACAGTGAAGGTGACTGGAGAAGGAAGGATCAAGGAAAGTATTACTAGAAAGAGACAGGCGTCTTCTATTGCCTCAGTGGGCAGCACATGTGGCCTTAACCTCAAGATCCCAG GAAACTGGTTCCAGATGGTTTCAGCTCAGGAGAGGCTGACCAGAACATTCACCCGCAGCAGCCACACCTATACTCGCACTGAGCGCACAGAGATCAGCAAAACCCGTGGTGGAGAGACCAAGAGGGAGGTGCGAGTGGAGGAGAGCACCCAGGTGGGTGGAGGAGGAAGCCCCTTCAGAGATGTTTTTGGAGATTTTCTGGGCAGAGAGAGCCTGAGCAGCTTCGCTGGCATCACTGCCAGACCTGAGG CTGAGAGTGGCTCTCAGGCCATGACGGCTCAGGTGACCAGCCCCAGTGGGAAAACAGTGGATGCTGACATAATGGATGGTGGGAGCAGCACCTACAGTGTGCGCTTCATCCCCCAGGAAATTGGACCCCACACTGTGAACGTCAAGTACAGAGGCCAACACGTCCCTGGTAGCCCCTTCCAGTTTACTGTGGGGCCCATGGGGGAGGGAGGAGCACACAAGGTCCGCGCAGGAGGACCTGGCCTGGAAAGAGGAGTGGCAGGAGCACCTA CTGAATTTAGTATCTGGACCAGAGAGGCAGGTGCTGGTGGTCTGTCCATTGCTGTAGAGGGCCCCAGCAAGGCTGAAATCTCCTTTGAAGACAGGAAGGACGGCTCCTGCGGCGTCTCCTACATAGTCAAAGAACCAG GTGACTATGAGGTGTCAATCAAGTTCAACAATGAGAACATCCCTGACAGCCCATTCATCGTTCCAATTGCTACACTGTCAGACGAGGCCCGTAGGCTCACTGTCACAAGCCTTCAG GAGAAGGACTTTAAGGTAAACCAAGAGGCATCCTTCATGGTGGAGCGCAACGGGGCTCGAGGTGTGGTTGACGCCAAAGTCCACACCCCTTCTGGCTCTTCTGAGGAATGCTATGTCACTGACCTTGACAGCG ACAAGAATGCAATCCGCTTCATTCCACGGGAGAACGGAGTGCACTCCATAGATGTCAAGTTCAACGGATGCCACATTCCTGGAAGCCCCTTTAAAGTGCGAGTGGGAGACCCGGGGCTGGTTGGAGACCCTGGCTTGGTGACAGCACACGGCCCTGGACTGCAGGGGGGAACCACAG GTGTACCCTCAGAGTTTGTGGTCAACACCTGTAACGCAGGCTCTGCCACTCTATCAGTCAACATCGACGGGCCATCCAAGGTCAAGATGGACTGTCGGGAGTGCCCTGAGGGTTACAAGATCACCTACACACCCATGGCACCTGGAAACTATCTCATCACCATTAAATACGGAGGGCCACAGCACATAGTGGGAAGCCCGTTCAAAGCTAAAATCACAG GCACACGGCTGTCAGGGGGACACAGCCTCCACGAGACCTCCTCTGTCTTGGTCGAAACAGTTACCAAGACCTCCAAAGTGGGCGGTGCCTacagctcctcctcttccaccacCTCAGCCTCTCTGACATCTGATGCCAGCAAGGTGGTTTGTCGTGGAGCAGGGCTGTCCAAAGCTTTGGTCggacagaaaaacaattttACAGTTGACTGCAGCAAAGCAG GTACCAATATGCTGATGGTGGGGGTCCATGGACCCCATACTCCCTGTGAGGAGGTGTATGTTAAGCACATGGGCAACAAGCTCTACAATGTCACCTACACCGTCAAGGACAAGGGCAGCTACACCGTCATCGTCAAGTGGGGCGACGACAACATCCCCGGGAGCCCTTACAAAGTGGTTGTACCCTAA